The following are encoded together in the Oryzias melastigma strain HK-1 linkage group LG17, ASM292280v2, whole genome shotgun sequence genome:
- the dusp28 gene encoding dual specificity phosphatase 28, translated as MLQLCKVTRALFISNSRSACNDELIQQEAVTLCINVSKQQPFPSAKVTKLQIPVYDDPNEDLYSHFDRCADAIQKEANRGGRSVVYCKNGRSRSATICIAYLMKHRRLTLTEALQRVKTARHEIDPNPGFMAQLQRYEEELKKRRGES; from the exons ATGCTGCAGCTGTGTAAGGTCACCAGAGCTCTGTTCATCAGCAACTCTCGCTCCGCCTGCAACGACGAGCTCATCCAGCAGGAGGCGGTGACGCTCTGCATCAACGTGTCCAAGCAGCAGCCGTTTCCCTCCGCCAAAGTCACCAAGCTGCAGATCCCCGTCTACGACGACCCCAACGAGGACCTCTACAGCCACTTTGACCGCTGCGCCGACGCCATCCAGAAGGAGGCCAACCGGGGAGGACGCAGCGTGGTCTACTGCAAGAACGGACGCAGCCGCTCCGCCACCATCTGCATCGCCTACCTGATGAAGCACCGCAGACTGACGCTGACGGAGGCCTTACAG AGGGTGAAGACAGCACGTCATGAGATCGATCCGAACCCTGGCTTCATGGCTCAGCTGCAGAGGTATgaagaggagctgaagaagaggaggggAGAGTCCTGA
- the LOC112144370 gene encoding transcription factor Adf-1: MEEKLIIAVCARPELYDSKLVMYRDRAVRKKTWNSVSEEVGLPPDQCRKRWKSLRDRYMRDKRKELERRNSSEGGPCKRWKYSAVPSFLDPFFSPREMSGNMDSSLEDRTGEYDPEAETAAASSAIADFSEPSSPFSEQESLLGPATASSSPSSARARSSSPGPFAAAGHFSSPGPSTAARQSPSPGPSAGAGQSPSPGPFAAAGYFSSPGSSTAAGSIRSRKKRKRSQEELLNLDREILRALQAGPPAPPPLPPMSDTELFLKSIIPMIDVLPPVRRGALKLKIHSLVFEAVSESM; this comes from the exons atggaggagaaattaatcattgcggtttgtgccaGACCAGAACTATATGACTCCAAACTAGTCATGTATCGGGATAGAGCTGTCAGGAAAAAAACCTGGAATAGTGTATCGGAGGAGGTTGGATTACCAC cGGATCAGTGCAGGAAAAGGTGGAAGAGTCTTCGAGACCGCTATATGAGGGATAAGAGGAAGGAGTTGGAACGAAGGAACAGCTCAGAAGGAGGTCCATGCAAAAGATGGAAATACTCTGCTGTCCCGTCCTTCCTGGACCCGTTCTTCTCCCCGCGGGAGATGAGTGGGAACATGGACTCAAGTTTGGAGGACAGAACGGGGGAGTACGATCCCGAGgcagaaacagcagcagcatcatcaG CAATCGCTGACTTTAGCGAGCCCAGCTCCCCGTTCTCAGAGCAGGAGTCTCTGCTGGGACCAGCTACTGCTTCCTCTAGCCCTTCATCTGCTCGTGCCCGTTCCTCTTCTCCGGGCCCATTCGCTGCAGCAGGACATTTCTCTTCTCCAGGCCCATCCACCGCTGCAAGACAATCACCGTCTCCGGGTCCATCTGCTGGTGCTGGACAATCCCCCTCTCCAGGCCCGTTTGCTGCTGCAGGATATTTCTCCTCTCCAGGGTCTTCCACTGCTGCTGGATCCATAC gatcaagaaaaaagaggaaaagatcTCAGGAGGAGCTTCTGAACCTAGACAGAGAGATCCTTCGAGCTCTGCAGGCCGGGCCACCGGCTCCCCCCCCTCTACCTCCTATGTCGGATACTGAGCTTTTTCTCAAAAGTATAATTCCAATGATTGACGTCCTCCCTCCCGTCAGGAGAGGggctttaaagttaaaaatacacaGTCTTGTCTTCGAGGCAGTATCTGAATCAAtgtaa
- the vcpip1 gene encoding deubiquitinating protein VCIP135 gives MSLMQGSKKKDKRILSGTCPDPKCQARLFFPAFGSVSIECTECGQRHEQKSLLNVEEVTDPDVVLHNLLRNALLGVTGAPKKGTELVKVMGLSNYHCKLLSPVLTRYGMDKQTGKAQLLREMNQGEMFDCSLLGDRAFLIEPDHVGTMGYGKDRSGSLIYLHDTLEDIKKANGNRECLIPVHVDGDGHCLVHAVSRALVGRELFWHALRENLKQNFKQNLARYKTLFQDFIDAAEWEDIINECDPLFTPPEGVPLGLRNIHIFGLANVLHRPIILLDSLIGMRSSGDYSAIFLPGLVPEEQCRGKDGKPNKPICIAWSSSSRNHYIPLVGIKNTVLPKLPAHLLPKAWGVPQELIKKYIRLEPDGSCVIGGDRSLQDKYLMRLVNAMEEVFMEKHNIHPSLVADVHQYVYRRTGVIGVQPEEVTEAAKKSVMENRLHRCLICGALSELHVPSEWLIPGGKLYNLAKSTHGQLRPDKNYSFPLNNIVCSYDPQRDALIPDYKLSGLNTCNWCHGTSVRHIRGNGSVVYLDGDRTNTRSQGGKCGCGFKHYWEGKEYDNLPEAFPITLEWGGRVVRETVYWFQYETEPALNSNVYDVAMKLVTKHFPGEFGSEILVQKVVNTILHHTAKKNPGEYNPVSIDGAHVQRLTDTPESQQAPDPQPPTKIILTGQKAKTLHKEELTMSRTERSIQQSISEQAFVSQKRRTDKLKGQGRAASPSGSPETSSSSAPSTPTKSSSSPSSSSKEKKIRVTTSDGRQAMLTLQAHTTFSQLQGSVYNQFGVPPAQQCIRFGFPPKELHPPKDGEENEPVALQHGDRVTVEILKGPEDKGPSASVTRASSSQSGLHSAKSDESVTPRMSGRELQDSIDLEMSSLCLLAALMGEDVWSYAKKLPHLFQQGGVFYNIVKKDMGLMDGKHCTLPHLTGKTFVFNAAEDRLELCVDAAGHFPVGPDVEELVKDALVQLRSEASSRGSREGSPSHGLLRLGSGGVVRKKEQLQSVTAFQGKGHSLGSSESSSPPEHRPITRQHSSGVDLSASVSRGPPDLSDIPEDTTRELVRMAPGFVTMKDSRAVDPSLMEQQRKKLQEMVSSIQASMERHLREQQSSAAAAGGGTQERTGRTETGSGQAKPTAHQSAGGMTPGKTEEKTEEPEEMESQDAGQSHPSEPMDHS, from the exons ATGTCGCTCATGCAGGGctcaaagaaaaaagacaagcGTATTTTGTCCGGTACCTGCCCGGACCCGAAATGCCAGGCGAGGCTCTTCTTCCCCGCTTTCGGTTCCGTTAGCATCGAGTGCACGGAGTGCGGCCAGCGACATGAGCAGAAGAGCCTGCTGAATGTGGAGGAGGTGACCGATCCAGATGTGGTGCTGCACAATCTGCTCAGAAACGCCCTTCTcggcgtcaccggggccccaaAGAAGGGGACCGAACTAGTGAAGGTGATGGGGCTCTCCAATTATCACTGCAAGCTTCTGTCCCCGGTCCTCACCAGGTACGGGATGGACAAGCAGACCGGGAAAGCCCAGCTGCTCCGAGAGATGAACCAGGGGGAGATGTTTGACTGCTCTCTGCTGGGGGACAGAGCCTTCCTGATCGAGCCGGACCATGTCGGCACGATGGGCTACGGGAAGGACCGGTCCGGCAGCCTCATCTATCTACACGACACTCTGGAGGACATCAAGAAAGCAAACGGCAACAGGGAGTGTCTGATCCCGGTGCACGTGGATGGAGACGGCCACTGCCTGGTCCATGCTGTGTCCAGAGCGCTGGTAGGCAGAGAACTCTTCTGGCACGCGCTGAGAGAGAACCTCAAGCAGAACTTCAAACAGAACCTGGCTCGCTACAAAACCTTATTTCAGGATTTTATTGATGCTGCAGAATGGGAGGACATCATCAATGAGTGCGATCCGCTCTTCACGCCCCCTGAAGGAGTGCCTCTTGGCCTGCGCAACATCCACATTTTTGGTTTAGCGAATGTCCTCCATCGACCCATAATCCTTCTGGACTCTCTGATCGGGATGAGGAGCTCTGGAGACTATTCTGCCATCTTCCTGCCCGGGTTGGTACCCGAGGAGCAGTGCAGGGGGAAGGACGGGAAGCCCAACAAACCCATCTGCATTGCCTGGAGCAGCTCCAGCCGGAACCACTACATCCCTCTGGTGGGAATCAAGAACACGGTGCTACCCAAACTGCCTGCTCACCTGCTGCCGAAGGCCTGGGGCGTCCCCCAGGAGCTCATCAAAAAATACATCCGGCTGGAACCTGACGGGAGCTGTGTGATCGGCGGCGACCGCAGCCTGCAGGACAAATACCTGATGAGGCTGGTCAACGCCATGGAGGAGGTGTTCATGGAGAAGCACAACATCCACCCGTCCCTGGTGGCTGATGTGCACCAGTATGTCTACAGAAGGACCGGGGTGATTGGCGTCCAGCCCGAGGAAGTGACGGAAGCAGCCAAGAAGTCAGTGATGGAGAACCGGCTGCACCGCTGCCTGATCTGTGGCGCCCTCTCCGAGCTCCACGTCCCCTCTGAGTGGCTCATTCCTGGCGGAAAGCTCTACAACCTCGCCAAATCCACTCACGGTCAGCTGCGGCCCGACAAGAACTACAGCTTTCCCCTGAACAACATAGTCTGTTCCTACGACCCCCAGAGGGACGCCCTGATCCCAGACTACAAGCTGAGCGGCCTCAACACCTGCAACTGGTGTCACGGCACCTCGGTGCGCCACATCCGTGGAAACGGATCCGTGGTTTACCTGGACGGGGACAGGACGAACACCCGCTCACAGGGTGGGAAATGTGGGTGTGGCTTCAAACATTACTGGGAAGGGAAGGAGTACGACAACCTGCCTGAAGCGTTCCCCATCACCTTGGAGTGGGGGGGTCGGGTGGTGCGGGAGACGGTGTATTGGTTCCAGTATGAAACCGAGCCGGCGTTGAACAGCAACGTGTACGACGTGGCCATGAAGCTGGTCACCAAACACTTCCCGGGGGAGTTCGGCAGCGAGATCCTGGTGCAGAAGGTGGTCAACACCATCCTGCACCACACCGCCAAGAAAAACCCCGGCGAGTACAACCCGGTGTCTATTGACGGGGCTCATGTCCAACGCCTTACTGACACGCCAGAGAGCCAGCAGGCGCCGGACCCTCAGCCGCCCACGAAAATCATCCTGACAGGTCAGAAAGCAAAGACCCTCCACAAAGAGGAGCTGACCATGAGCCGGACGGAGCGCAGCATCCAGCAGAGCATCAGCGAGCAGGCCTTCGTCTCTCAGAAACGGCGAACTGACAAGCTGAAGGGTCAGGGCCGGGCGGCTTCGCCCAGCGGGTCACCTgaaacctcctcctcctcagctccaTCCACCCCCACCaagtcctcctcctctccctcctcatcAAGCAAGGAGAAGAAGATCCGTGTGACCACCAGTGACGGCAGGCAGGCCATGCTGACCCTGCAGGCCCACACCACCTTCTCACAGCTGCAGGGGAGCGTCTACAACCAGTTTGGGGTTCCCCCCGCACAGCAGTGCATCCGCTTCGGCTTCCCACCCAAAGAGCTGCACCCCCCAAAGGACGGGGAGGAAAACGAGCCGGTGGCGCTGCAGCATGGCGACAGGGTGACGGTGGAGATCCTGAAGGGCCCCGAGGACAAGGGCCCGTCTGCCTCGGTGACCAGAGCGTCCAGCTCTCAGTCCGGCCTGCACTCGGCGAAGAGCGACGAGTCGGTGACGCCCAGGATGAGCGGCCGTGAGCTCCAGGACAGCATCGACCTGGAGATGTCGTCCCTCTGCCTGCTGGCCGCCCTGATGG gtGAAGATGTTTGGTCGTACGCAAAGAAGCTGCCACACCTTTTCCAGCAGGGCGGCGTGTTCTACAACATTGTCAAAAAAGACATGG GTCTGATGGACGGGAAGCACTGCACGCTGCCGCACCTGACGGGGAAGACCTTTGTGTTCAATGCTGCCGAGGACCGCCTGGAGCTCTGCGTGGACGCTGCGGGACACTTCCCCGTGGGGCCTGACGTGGAGGAGCTGGTGAAGGATGCGCTGGTGCAGCTGCGCTCTGAGGCGTCCAGCAGAGGCAGCAGAGAGGGAAGCCCCTCCCACGGCTTGCTGCGTTTGGGCAGCGGCGGCGTGGTGCGGAAAAAGGAACAACTGCAAAGCGTCACAGCTTTCCAGGGGAAAGGTCACTCACTGGGGAGCTCTGAAAGCTCCTCCCCTCCAGAACACCGGCCTATCACTCGGCAGCACAGCAGCGGGGTGGATCTGAGCGCCAGTGTGTCCCGAGGGCCCCCCGACCTGTCGGATATCCCCGAGGACACCACCAGGGAGCTGGTCCGCATGGCGCCGGGCTTCGTCACCATGAAGGACAGCCGCGCTGTGGACCCGAGCCTGatggagcagcagaggaagaagctGCAGGAGATGGTCTCCTCCATCCAGGCCTCCATGGAGCGCCACCTCAGAGAGCAGCAGAGCTCTGCCGCCGCTGCAGGGGGCGGAACCCAGGAGCGAACAGGGAGGACTGAGACGGGCAGCGGCCAGGCGAAGCCCACCGCCCATCAGTCAGCAGGAGGGATGACGCCCGGAAAAACGGAGGAGAAGACGGAGGAACCGGAGGAGATGGAGAGTCAGGACGCAGGGCAGAGCCATCCCTCTGAGCCCATGGACCACTCCTGA
- the LOC112144376 gene encoding uncharacterized protein LOC112144376 (The sequence of the model RefSeq protein was modified relative to this genomic sequence to represent the inferred CDS: added 86 bases not found in genome assembly) codes for MVLKGLPETFQPFAIHVTQRDETMTFAEFKTKLRSYEDTEKMRAAAAGDDVMKVRAHQRGRPANADERGAERTTTDLMCFRCGLRGHLARTCRRKLWCSSCRSNTQRDDTCRRRQRREWDDARKACGETESQDKEFAFQVSEGTGINPRGLMVDCGATSHFITDLRKFRRFDERFQAGSHCVELADGMKSKGVAERRGDAEVWLIDSGGRRVKALLKEALYIPSYPQDIFSVKAATANGATVIFKNRKDVLIHRDVCCHDSAEPGGAPGPPLDREIPENERRQ; via the coding sequence ATGGTTTTGAAGGGGCTACCTGAAACATTTCAACCCTTCGCTATCCATGTTACTCAGCGAGATGAAACCATGACTTTTGCTGAATTCAAGACAAAACTGCGGAGTTATGAGGACACTGAAAAGATGCGCGCCGCAGCAGCAGGTGACGATGTGATGAAGGTCCGCGCGCACCAGAGAGGAAGACCTGCAAACGCAGATGAGCGAGGAGCAGAGAGGACGACGACGGACCTGATGTGCTTCAGATGCGGCCTGAGAGGACATCTAGCCAGAACCTGCCGCCGCAAGCTGTGGTGCAGTTCGTGCAGGAGCAACACGCAACGGGACGACACCTGTCGACGCAGACAGCGCAGAGAGTGGGACGACGCACGCAAAGCCTGCGGTGAGACGGAGAGCCAGGATAAAGAGTTTGCTTTCCAAGTGAGCGAAGGAACGGGCATCAACCCGAGGGGCTTGATGGTCGACTGCGGAGCAACTTCGCATTTCATCACCGATCTCCGAAAGTTCAGACGCTTTGATGAACGTTTTCAAGCCGGGTCACACTGCGTGGAGCTGGCTGACGGCATGAAGAGCAAAGGAGTGGCTGAACGTCGAGGTGACGCGGAAGTCTGGCTGATTGACAGCGGGGGAAGACGCGTCAAAGCTTTACTGAAAGAAGCTTTGTACATCCCATCCTATCCACAAGACATTTTCTCTGTGAAAGCAGCTACAGCCAATGGAGCGACGGTGATCTTCAAAAACAGGAAGGACGTGTTGATCCACAGAGACG